One Kazachstania africana CBS 2517 chromosome 5, complete genome DNA window includes the following coding sequences:
- the AMN1 gene encoding Amn1p (similar to Saccharomyces cerevisiae AMN1 (YBR158W); ancestral locus Anc_8.510): protein MRLPTLINKYINNKRGHDSQITDSITPPPMKKFSRESSPNERTSRSRSASPTKYRRRHPYQVPKHVTISKDTKSLQLNTTHTVAFYEGLSTPVESPVTTPERINIVTTPLTSPRPDFYDKELNFRTSLVKNFADLKLQQPFQTHPIFRIPEILDNIIKHLSLHEKEAINLNENPFKRRAPETYQHALLLYKDEVKAKKVWDEVLKTKRNSNFVYEPSLYNCLSVNKIWYRVALPYLQKELMFRDANKLKRFGELSKGIYGKKKKFTSPNSFTLYKLHQVAPGDQIMEDISTLPLQNVKTLQFYICPNILPPRSWFHVAQNLQKVILPGNRKINDRFLIEASLNLTNLKYLDLRACENVSDVGIVSIALRCKKLEFINLGRHSRGELITDVSLVALGKYTNIVTLGMAGCNITDNGLWDFAQRNGDNVKRLSLNNCKLLTNFSIPYLVGFNYFPNLAVLEIKNLVNIDDVKWLVKFMLWKKYSNHPLLIESCHRITKLLGIEEKKIKKTNAICALSDMSEWINEDESL, encoded by the coding sequence ATGAGATTACCCACtctaataaataaatacaTTAATAATAAGAGAGGACATGATAGTCAAATAACAGATTCGATCACTCCCCCtccaatgaaaaaattctcAAGAGAGTCTTCTCCGAATGAAAGAACGTCAAGATCCAGATCAGCGTCACCCACAAAATATAGAAGAAGACATCCATATCAAGTACCAAAACATGTCACAATTTCTAAAGATACCAAGTCTCTACAATTAAATACTACGCATACTGTTGCCTTCTATGAGGGTCTCTCAACGCCTGTGGAGTCTCCTGTAACAACTCCGGAGAGGATAAATATTGTAACGACACCTTTAACTTCACCAAGACCTGACTTTTACGATAAGGAATTGAATTTTAGAACATCTTTAGTCAAGAATTTTGCTGACTTGAAGTTACAGCAGCCTTTCCAAACACATCCAATATTTAGAATACCCGAGATATTGGATAATATAATTAAGCATTTATCGTTGCATGAAAAGGAAGCCATTAATCTAAATGAAAATcctttcaaaagaagagCTCCAGAAACCTATCAACATGCTTTGCTATTGTATAAAGACGAGGTAAAAGCCAAAAAGGTCTGGGACGAGGTCCTAAAAACTAAAAGAAATAGCAATTTTGTCTATGAACCAAGTCTGTATAATTGTCTTTCTGTTAATAAAATATGGTACAGAGTTGCTTTACCTTACCTTCAAAAAGAGCTAATGTTTAGAGATGCTAATAAACTCAAAAGATTTGGTGAGTTGTCAAAGGGTATCTAtggcaagaaaaaaaaattcactAGTCCCAATTCATTTACCTTGTACAAATTGCATCAGGTAGCGCCAGGTGATCAAATAATGGAAGATATTTCCACGCTCCCATTACAAAATGTAAAAACTTTACAATTTTACATCTGTCCCAACATCTTACCACCTAGATCTTGGTTCCATGTTGCTCAAAACTTACAAAAGGTAATTCTGCCAGGAAATAGGAAGATAAATGATAGATTCTTGATTGAAGCATCCCTCAATTTAaccaatttgaaatatttagaTCTTAGAGCTTGTGAAAATGTTAGTGATGTTGGCATTGTCTCAATTGCATTACGCTGCAAGAAACTAGAATTTATCAACTTAGGCAGACACAGCCGTGGTGAACTTATAACAGATGTCTCTTTGGTGGCACTTGGCAAGTACACCAATATTGTGACACTAGGAATGGCAGGTTGTAACATCACAGATAATGGGCTTTGGGATTTTGCCCAAAGAAATGGTGATAATGTCAAAAGATTATCTTTGAACAATTGTAAGTTACTGACAAACTTTTCAATACCCTACCTTGTCGGATTCAACTATTTCCCAAATTTGGCGGTATTGGAGATAAAAAATCTGGTTAATATCGACGACGTCAAATGGCTAGTTAAATTCATGTTGTGGAAAAAATATTCGAATCATCCTCTCTTAATTGAGAGCTGTCACAGAATTACCAAGCTTCTGGGTatagaagagaaaaagataaaaaagaCTAATGCCATTTGCGCTTTGAGTGACATGAGTGAATGGATTAATGAGGATGAAAGTTTgtaa
- the IFA38 gene encoding ketoreductase (similar to Saccharomyces cerevisiae YBR159W; ancestral locus Anc_8.512), translating to MTFIRELEALASTNKCMNIALWGIFCFGVLKCATLTLRTLSLFFDLFVLPPVNYSKYGAKKGNYCVVTGASDGIGKEYAVQMAKRGFNLILISRTLSKLETIQSELQETYKVKVEILAIDIAQDDSTNYMKIKELCQGLPISVLINNVGQSHSIPVPFLETEEQELRNIITINNTATLLITQIVAPFIVETVKNEKDLSKGLILTMGSFGGYIPTPLLATYSGSKAFLQNWSSSLAGELSKDNIDVELVLSYLVTSSMSKIRRTSMLIPNPKTFVASTLRNVGRRCGSQQRFATITPYWSHAIYAFVIDETFGVYSKIVNAINFSFHKSIRIRALKKAARLAKKE from the coding sequence ATGACGTTTATTAGAGAGCTTGAAGCTTTAGCTAGCACAAATAAATGCATGAATATCGCCCTATGGGGAATCTTTTGTTTTGGTGTTTTGAAGTGCGCTACATTGACCTTGAGaacattatcattatttttcgATCTGTTTGTCTTACCTCCAGTCAACTACTCTAAATATGGTGCCAAAAAAGGCAACTACTGTGTTGTCACTGGTGCTAGTGATGGTATTGGTAAAGAGTATGCAGTTCAAATGGCTAAACGTGGTTTTAacttaattttaatttcaagaacTTTAAGTAAGCTGGAAACCATACAATCCGAATTACAAGAAACCTACAAGGTTAAGGTTGAGATTTTAGCAATTGATATTGCCCAAGATGATTCTACCAATTACATGAAGATTAAGGAACTATGTCAAGGCTTACCAATTTCTGTACTGATTAACAATGTTGGTCAATCACACTCAATTCCAGTACCATTTTTAGAAACTGAGGAACAAGAATTGAGGAATATCATCACTATTAACAACACAGCTACCTTGTTAATTACTCAAATTGTCGCTCCATTCATTGTAGAAACAGtcaagaatgaaaaagatcTGTCTAAGGGTTTAATTTTGACCATGGGCTCGTTTGGTGGTTACATTCCAACTCCTCTCTTGGCCACATACAGTGGTTCTAAGGCTTTCTTACAAAACTGGTCATCATCATTGGCTGGTGAATTATCTAAGGATAACATTGATGTCGAGTTGGTCCTATCTTACTTAGTCACCTCGTCAATGTCGAAAATTAGAAGAACTTCCATGTTGATTCCAAATCCAAAAACTTTTGTCGCTTCCACATTGAGAAATGTCGGCAGACGTTGTGGATCTCAACAAAGATTTGCTACAATTACTCCATATTGGTCACATGCAATCTATGCCTTTGTTATTGACGAGACTTTTGGTGTCTATTCTAAGATCGTCAATGCAATCAACTTCTCCTTCCATAAATCAATCAGAATCAgagctttgaaaaaagcaGCTAGATTAGCAAAGAAGGAGTAG